The DNA window AAAAGATCTTCGTTTGGAAAAAGCTGTGTAGTTGCAAGCTGAGTAAAGCTCGCGTGTGGACCTAGAAATGCAATCTTCATGTATCTATTTGATTAAAATCTAAAATTAATGTTTAGCAAAGGAAAGAAATTATTTATTTTAATAAAGAATCTCATGGCTAATTATGCAACATATTATCATTCTGTTTTCCAGTTTTCTTCAATAAGCCTTAGAAGATAATCTGGGCATTTGATGATTTTATTGGTTTTTGAATCTAAAAAAAACAGAGTAGTGGAGGCTTCCGTGATTTTTATACCCTCTTCATTATAGATTTCATAATCAAATTCTATTCTTACTCCAGGTATTTTTTTTATATATGTATGAATTTCTAATTTTTGATCATACAAAGCTGGTTTTAAATACTTAATTTTATAATCAGAAACTGGTAACCAAATTCCTTGATTTTCAATTTCATCATATGATATTCCTATGGCTCGAAATAGCTCAACTCGGCCAATTTCGAA is part of the Chryseobacterium paludis genome and encodes:
- a CDS encoding acyl-CoA thioesterase, which encodes MIHTKHSIRVRYAETDPMKYVYYGNYAAYFEIGRVELFRAIGISYDEIENQGIWLPVSDYKIKYLKPALYDQKLEIHTYIKKIPGVRIEFDYEIYNEEGIKITEASTTLFFLDSKTNKIIKCPDYLLRLIEENWKTE